In the genome of Trypanosoma brucei gambiense DAL972 chromosome 11, complete sequence, the window CTAACGGGTCTAAGGAGGAGTTGAAGCTGGCTGAGGGAGTCAGCCGCGAAAAGAAGATTTCAACATACGCATTTATCCGCCTTTATGATATTGCTAATCCATTGTATAATGTTCCCTTTCCTGGGGCAAAGGCATTTGCTCCCCGTTTGCGCCCCTATATACAAGCGCAcgtatatgcatatgtacGATGCTATTTGCCTTCTGAGGCGGCTCTgttctcccttcccccttaGCGCGGTTCAAACGCCCCCCTCGTTCAtcgctctttcttttatgtttTGTAACTTGAATGTCTGTCTTGCCTTTCTCTCTAGCCAGTACGGGAAAGAGAACATGAACGCTAGGAAGCCACTCGCAGTCTCGGCGGGGACGAACTCTCGCAGTGGAGAGGGCGATTGGAAGAGCACCATGCGTAGCTTTAGGGAGGGTGTCCGATGTCTTggtgaggaaaatgaagcTCTAAGAACCGTCAGAAGTGACTTGGACGCCATTTCACGGAAGCTCACTGAAAAAATGAACTCTTTGGTTGAAGAGAATGGGTCATTTCACAAATCCATGTCTACTTTATTGGATGATGAGCGGCGTAAGGTTTCTACCATCACAGATCAAAACGAAAACCTACTTCACAAACTAGAGGAACTCAGGAGGGAATATGATGATGCGAACAAGGAAATATCTCGACTTACCGATTTAGTGCATACCGAGAAGAGCAGGAATAATAGTGTTGTGGGGTTGTTTGAAAAGAAGCTAGCAGAGAAGGAGGATGAATACCAGACGGAACTCCGCCTTCGAGAACAGTCGCTGGAGAAGCTGAAAACGCAACTAGAAGAAAAGTGCTCAGCCTATGAAGCGCAACTGACTGATAGGGATAACCTGTTACAGACAGAAAGGTGCCAGTGGAAGTTACAGAAGGAGGTGTATGAGAAGGAGATTGAGAGGCTTCTTTGTCAAGTGGGAAAGTTTGCCATCACCCAACGATCGTCTTCACAGCAGTCTACATTGGGTGTGGATGTCGCACACGCAAAGCCCCCTCTAGCCCCCGTCCCTCCCCCCGCGCCTACGGATGAGGAAGGCGACCGTGCCGTCGTTAAAAAGAGACGCTTGGAAGCTGTTCGCCAGCAGCGGCGGCTAAAGGAGAATGACAAAAATGATACCACCTTGGCGTCCATTGGTAAACTGAAAGACCTTAAAGAAAGTCTTCAGTTGTAGATtgaattttgttttgttcccaTGAGTAGATGCTagattttaaaaattttattcAAACCCAGTTTGACCTAGTAGTCTTAACCAAATCGTGCTATTAAAGGAAATACACCCGCTGCGTATGTCTATACGTGAGAAGACGCACCGCTACCTAAGGCGGCGGAGTGTGGATTTTTGTCTTCTATCTTATTTATGTGCCCTATCAATGCGTCATTCTATACTCTGATTGTTGTTAAGTTGTTGAGGGAGTCGCTCATACACATGCATGGTGCTTTGGCGTTTGGGTTCGTTGTCGtttttttatcatttctAGTCTTATGGCAACGTGCATCTTGCGTAAGTAAGATACACCTAGTTGGGGACGTTCTTTTTGTGTTCGCACACCCGGACGATGAAGCGATGTTCTTCTCGCCGCTGTTGGATTATGTCAGGCGCCATGGCCTGAATGCCCACTTTCTCTGCTTGTCCAATGGAAACTACAGTGGCTTGGGCACAGTCAGGGAGAAAGAGTTAGTTGCCAGTGCGGAGTACTTTGGAGTTAACAGGCGTAGCGTCCGCGTGGTAGACCACCCGGACCTACAGGATGGTCCAGACAACTTATGGAATACCGAAATAGTCCAACGAGAGGTTCTTTCGTACCTGCACAGCGTCAAGGACATCCGCACTGTTATCACGTTTGATCATAGGGGAGTCTCTTCTCATGCGAATCACGTAGCGGTGTATGAGGGAGTTCTCTTGGCGAAAAAGAATCTTCCTCCCGGGATACTATTTTTGAGTCTGCACACGAGGGACTTATTGGAAAAGTACGTGGGTATACTTTCCACAGTAGGCTATACTGTAGGAATTCATCGTTGCGGCGGACGCCGAAACCACGTAATCCTCATTCCGCCGACCTCATTGTTCACAAGCTTTTCCGCCAtgaggaaacacaaaaccCAACTTGTGTGGTTCcgctatttgtttgtttggttttcttCCTACTCTTACGTTAATGAGGTGAAGGAATTGGGGGTCGCATGAATCGAAGAAATTTAGCCCCCGCGCACTTTTTCTACTGCTTACTGGTGTACATTAAGATGATGAATGATCAACGCTGTCCTCTATAACCGTTAGTGGGCAGCTACTAAAGTTGAATGACGTGTTTCACAGATTGGCGTTGCCTCCCTTTGTTGACGtgcatatttatatgtttcctttctcttatCCGTTTACTTTAGCTGGGCAGCGGCGATGGGCAAGCTATTTAAACCACCATCCAACTGGAGCAAATTGTACGctaaagtgaaggaaattcGAGAAGAAGTCCAGGCACCAGTGGACACCGTAGGGTGCTCAAAGTTGTTTGACCCGTCGGCGTCAGATGAGGTCAGGCGGTACCATATATTACTGGCACTCATGCTCAGTGCCCAAACCAAAGATCACGTGACTGCAGCGGCGATGCACTCCCTTATTGATCACGGTTGTACACCGGAGACAATTTACAAGATGCCGGAGTCGAAGCTTAACGAGTTCATATCTAAGGTTGGTTTCCACAACACAAAGGCGAGGAATATAAAAGCAGCTACTGAGTCTATACTGCAGCTACACAAAGGAACAGTGCCGCGGTCTTATGAGGGATTGGTTTCCCTTCCAGGTGTTGGGCCCAAGATGGCCCATCTTTTTCTACAGGAAGCAGACAGTGTGGTAATCGGAATTGGAGTTGATACGCACGTCCATCGAATCGCCCAGCGGTTCCACTGGGTTCCCTCAACTGTAAAGAGTCCAGAGGATACGAGGAAGGCTCTCGAAGCTTGGCTTCCCGCCAAGTATTGGGGTGAGATCAATGGAATGTTGGTGGGATTGGGCCAAACAATATGTACTCCCCGGATCCCGCGATGTTCAGAGTGCCCAGCGAGTGGGCTGTGTCCCAGCGCCTTCCGCGAGGCAAAGGGCGGCGTGAAGCGTCAGAGGTTGTCCGAAATTGAGGACGTTGGTGCTGTGGTTCCAGCCCCAAAACGGAAGCGTATATAGTAATATACATGcatatttcccctctgtATCTCTTTACCACTTGTACTATTatgtcattttctttgttgttgccgcctttctttgggggggggggtaaccCTTTCATCCCATGTGGAGGAGGGCATGTGTAGAAAGAATAGTTGTTTCTGCTGTAATATTGATGTTTGTGGCATCGATGTTTGCTTATAGGCGCtccttgtttcctttttcttttgatagGAAGTTGCACTAAACAGCATGTTCAACCAGTTTTCGAAGATGCCCTTGGAGCCTCCATACATTCGCAACGTATACATCGCGAGCCTTCCGCCCAACTACACCGAAGAAGAACTCCGAGCGTTGTTTGCGCCGTTTGGTAAGATCGTCTCAACAGCGCTTGTACGGGATAAGGAGACAAAACGCTGCAAGGGGTATGGGTTTGTGCTGATGGAGAGATACCAGGACGCATACAATGCTGTCATGGCTCTTCAGGGTCACACCGTTCAACACGCCCGTGTGCAAGTGCGATTGGCGCGCCCCGAAGCATCTGTGAAGAAGGCCGATCCGCTCTTGTACACTCAAGCGATGATGTGCGAGGTTGTGCAACCTGCGGTGTATGTTCTGTACCCACCGACGTGTATTACTGCTTAAGCAGAGGGTGCGGAAAGTGGTTCCAGACgccacaaataaataagtatatTTAAATGTTAGtatattgcattttttttttactttctgtttttttttttcgtatgcTCTTGTGGGTGGCTCAGCATGTGTATGAAGTTCCGTCGTGCGCTAACATTGATTGGCCACCCACTTCTATGCTTAAAGGACAACAATTAACCAAACGTTACAAGCaacttttttattattattattttaaataacTTATATGAAacaacttttttaaaaaatgagcTTATTCATCATTTGAGGTCACCCTCTTTCAACtccttaaaaaaaagattatgAACCGCTGGGTTGTGCGGGGTGAAAAATAAACGACACCATGAGCTGCAGAAGTACtaagaagaaaagacacTAAGAGGTGTCAAGGTGGTGCACCGGTCACGAACTCGAATGAGGGTGAAGGTTGCGCTCCAACATACTCTTGCACGCTACTGCTACGTTGGTGGTGCGGTTCTAATCATCCAGAAAGATTACatcttgtatatatatataaaatatatatattactattgttgttTCAAACTGATGCAATCGTTACTTCTACTATCTTAATGCTTCCCTCTGAAGTGATCGGGAAGACCACGTGTACTCTGTTACCTTGAAGGTAGaccggaaagaaaaagaaattcaaaaaacaaatatgaaACGGATGGAGTATGGATGAGAGATAAAATctggggaaaggggggaaaaaaacacataaaaaacCAGCGGAAGGGAATGGGAAGTGGGAAAAGTTATTATGGTAAGGAGTGAAATAGAttaaagggggggaaataaatgagTAACTGACCGTGGTAGGGGAGAAGGGTCGAAATGTGTTCGCATGTGAAAAAAGGGCATGTCAATGTCTTTTGGCGTTCCCTTCCATTGTGATAAAAGAAATcgaggggggaaggggttaaaaggggggagaaattcaactgaaaaaagaaataatgatAGGTAGGTGTAAGCATTTAACAAGTACCATGGCATCAACCACTTTACTAGAGGAGAGCCTTCGTGGGTTTGTCGAACCAATGAAAGTTGTAGTATGTGGGACCAAACAAGAGtagaggaaaggagggggatGAAGAATGGTACACATAACTAGGAGGCTTTACGTACACATAAACCAACAGTGAGTGAGTGCTTTTTATGTTACTACTTATCACTTTAGgaggaaaatatttttcaaagaggaaaagtttCCGAGGGGTGGTGCGCTCCACGTACAACCCCACAGTTTACTTGCTCCATAACTGCTTGCGGTTCCACTGCTTCGTGTGACCACTATTTTCATCTCTCGTACTTTTCTCTCTTGATGTTTACTCGCATATCCATCTTTACCATTGGTGTGCTTGTTTGCGGGTGAGTGTGTGCTGAAAGGGAGGTGTCCAGCAGCCATATAGGAAGATGGGCCCCAACAGACAAAGGAAACCAAGAGAACTGGCGCGTGGTAGAGGTCGTGGTGGTAGATGCGGCCGTGGGCGGGCTGCTGCACCGGCACCTACAGCACCGTCATCTATCCTCTCGCGtgccgagaaggacatggtaATTGACGTTCTCCACCACGCTGCCAGCGGAGGGGCAGTTCCGGTATCTGAGGAACACTTTAATCCGAACTCAGGCTCACGCATCAAGTTTCAGCGCAATAGTCCGTTAACACCTTCGGAGATCCTTCAGCGATTATATGAAGGCCTTGGTTTTCCACCCGATCTGGTCACACAATATGTGAGAGATCTAGCGGACGAATCAAAATTACCGGTCTTTAACTCCATCGGAGAACTCCTCGCAGAGGACGGACCTTTCCAATCATTTTTGGTTGATAGTTGCTTCGAACTGTTTTCCTACATGCTGTGGTATTcacgtgaggaagagggcaAGAGCTTAACCCCTGAGGAGGGAGACTCCATACTTCAGGAGGAGTTGGAAGCAGTGCGAGCCCTCTTTGATGATAGTTTCATCGGTTTGAAGAACTTTGGCGATGACGATACGGACGACAGGGAACTCCagttctccttcttcacacAAGACGACAAGGGAGTGATGCTTTCTATTCGCATTCCGGACCACTACCCCTCGGATCCCCCTAACATATTTATTGGCCCGCGCAAGCAGCAGACAGGAGGAATGTCCACCTTAGCTGTTTTACCGCTTGATACAAAGGAACTTCCAGCCGTGGCAAGACGATCAATACTggatgctgctgttgaagCGATTAACGGATTCGTGGGCGAGGGTTGTTTAATTGGGTTGCTTTCTTCAATTTGTGGCGCAATTTCTTCTGTTAGTGGACTGGGAGTAGTAGAACAACTTCCTACTCCCGCACCGTGTGAGAGTAAGGAGGTAAAGGCTGTAATAGCCGCAAAGCGCCAGGCGTTCGCGTCTGCGCTGTCCGCTTCTGAGGATCCGTTGGCGTTACCCCCTGAGGAACCAAGCTCGACGACGTGCTCACTACCAGCGAAGGTAGAGCTTGGTACTGTCGATCACAGCGATGACGAGGTCGGTCAAGTCCGACGGGAATTTCTCCGTAACAACAAACAGTTGGATGCGAAGCTCAAGGAGGAGTGGCAGGCTCTCAGAGCTAACGGTACCCTGAGAAACTCGCGGGAGCAGCTTCCCGCCTACAATGCACGTGAGGAGCTTCGCCAGGCCGTGGCAAGGCACCGCGTCGTTGTTGTAAGTGGTGAAACGGGTAGCGGTAAGACCACTCAAATACCGCAATATCTGTATGAGTTTATGTGTGAAGATGGGAAGGGGAGCTCTGCCAACATTGTGTGTACGCAACCACGGAGACTTGCGGCAACCTCCGTAGCACTTCGGGTTGCTGGAGAACGCGACGAAGCCGTAGGCGGTGTGGTTGGTTACACTATCCGTCTGGAAAACTGTGTGTCCAGTCGCACTCAAATTACTTATTGCACCACCGGTGTTGTGCTTCGGCGAATACAGGTGGATAAATTTTTGGGTAGGGTCAGCCACATCGTTGTGGACGAGATTCATGAGCGTGGTGTGGACACCGATGTCCTCCTTATTCTCCTCCGTGACCTCCTCGAGCGCCGTGATGATTTGACTGTCGTACTCATGAGTGCGACAATGGATTCTGAGTTGTTTGCACGTTACTTTGGTGGGTCTCCTATCATTAACATTGCTGGTCGCACATTTCCCGTCCAGGTATTCCATCTAGAAGAGATTATCCCAATGGTAAACTACAGTCTGGATGATGGTTCACCGTATGCCAAGTGGGAGGTacgaaaggaagagaggcgACGGAATACGCGGAAGCAAATGTTGGACATTGACATCAATGAGATTGAAGAGGCGCGGGAACTCACCGCAGGAGTCCATGGACCGTCAACACAACTAAGCGCATCACACAGGACGTTGGATATCCTATCCCGGATGAATCCAGACGTCATCAACTACGAACTGATTGAATCCATTGTTGTGTACATCGATACCAAGATGGGTGTGCCAGGCGCCATTctgatttttcttcctggcaTGGTTGAGATGACTTCGTGCATGGAGCAACTAAAGTCTAACCCGAAGCTCCTCAGTAGTTGCCTCATCTACAACCTCCATAGTTCTCTTGGGTCGTCCGAGCAACAGGGCGTATTTCAGCATCCACCCAAAGGCAAGAGAAAGGTGGTCATCGGAACCAACATCATGGAGACGTCCATCACCATTGATGATGCGGTGTTCGTCATCGATTGCgggaaggtgaaggagaaCCGCTATGACGCACGGAGAAGTTTATCACAACTGGTTACTGTGAACACATCCAAAGCTAACTGCCGCCAGCGGCAAGGGCGAGCTGGTCGAGTACGTGACGGGTTCTGCtttcgtttgtttaccaGCACCCAGTTCGAGTCACTCGACGACCATCAGCTTTGTGAGATGCATCGTGTTCCCCTCGAGAGTCTTGTTCTTCAAATATATTCCCTTAATCTCGGTGATGAAGTAGAGTATCTTCGGAAAGCTCTGTCACCGCCAGATGAGCGGGCTGTGCGAAGCAGCGTCAAAGCCCTAACAACACTTGGTGCACTGACTATGGACAAGCGTCTTACATCGCTTGGGCGGCACTTGGCCAACCTCCCGCTGGATGTTCGTATTGGTAAGATGGTCATACACGGTGCAATTCTTCAGTGTGTGGACCCGGTACTGACGATCGCCGCATGCCTTGCTGTGCGTACCCCATTCCTTTCGGCGATGGACTATCAAGTGGAGGTGGAGGGTGTGCGGAGAGCGCTCTCTGGGGATTACATGTCAGACCATTTATCTTCGTGGTTTGCTTATTCTAAGTGGATCGCGATGTGGCACAAGGAGGGCCCTGCTGGAGCGAGTAAGTTGTGTGCAAAGTACTATTTGTCTCTGCCAGCACTGCGGCAAATCCAAGCCACAAAGCAGCAGTATGAGCGATTTCTCTACGAGGCTGGGCTTATTGAGGAAACACCTGTTCGTATGAAGAACAACCGGTTCCTCTATGACCCAGTTGTCACTCTTGAAGACAGTGTGTACGAGTCGGGTGGACCCCGTTTCAACACCAACTCTGGTAGTGTGAAGTGCATTCTTTCGTGCATCGTCGCCGGCCTCTATCCGAATGTGGCGTGTGTGAGGACAGTGCGAGGTGGAAAGGGAGGCAACCGTACTAACATCACAACCCTGGACGGGTCGGAAGTTCTTGTTCACCCCTCCAGCGTTgctggaaaggaaaaggcgtTCGCCTCTCCACTTCTTGTTTATGTGGATAAGGTGAAAACTTCAGCCACCTTTCTGCGTGAGGTTTCAATGGTGACGCCGCTTCATGTCGTGTTCTTTGGGAGCGGCCGCCTCGAGTATCTTCCGAAATATGGGGAACTTGTCGTGGACGAGGCAACTGCTTTCAGATGTCAAAGCGAGGATGCTGTATTGTTACGGCACCTAAAGGATCAGTTGGATTCAGCCCTTAGCCAAAAGATCAACGACCCGTCTAAGAGTTGGGAATCTACCAGCAGCGTTGTTGTTCGCGCTATTCTCAGGCTTCTGAAAGGTGATTCGAGCACTGTCCGTGGTTTAACAGTTGTCGACAGGCGCCAGCCACGCGCACCGCTGACTGCCCCGCTGCTGCAGGTCGAGTCAAGCGACGACGcaccaaaaaagaaggacGGCAGCGCCGACAAGAGGAcatgttttgtgtgtggtgagGGCGGTCACGTGGTTAATACCTGCCCACataaagcagcagcagcgaaggGAGGACCCGTGACGCGCTGCTTCATTTGTGGGGAATGGCACCACCCGACAGATTGCGCAGTAACGATCCCCATGCGTTGAGAACCCCCGGATGGTTCACTCATACGTGAggttccccccttttttctacTGTTATTTCCCCATCGAGGGGGATGGGCACAGTCATACTTGCATGTGGCTGATGGATGGAGTAGTGAAAACATAATTATCTCTACCGCCTTTTtcatgaatttttttttttctactcgTTCTCATCTGCGtctaccttttcttttttcggtattatatttccatttttttttattatttgttcgCCGTTTAGGGTATAAAGCAAAGACGTCTTGGAAGAGATCGTGATTTTCCTGCCTTATTCGTACCATTACTGCacaaagggagaggaaacgGAACTCAAGTGACGGCTTTACACGATATCTCAAGTgttcaaaaagaaagaaagagaagaaggtgAGCACAGAAGCGAGCGGTCAAATTCACAGATTAACACAATGGCAGCTGTCACCCAGCAGGGGAATGACACCCGGAAGCTGCGATGCAATGTTTACGTAGCCAGCCTTCCATTAGATTTTGACGACGACCAACTCTTTGACCTTTTCTCCCCGTACGGCCGCATAAGCTCTGCGCGGATTATGCGATCGAAAGGAGCGCGACAATCCAGAGGCTACGGCTTTGTGTTATTTAGGCACGCCTCCTCCGCTGAAAAGGCGATTGACTCGTTGGTGGGTTACGTCATTGGTGGAAGCCGTATTCAAGTTCGACTGGCCCATCCGGAGGCCTCCGTTGCGTACAGCGGGCAGCGTGGATCCCGCAGTGGAAACTCAACGCCTGGTGCCCTTCCTGAAAAAACGTTACCGGCGGCCTCAGGAGTAAttactccaccaccaccgtcaTCTGCAATTATTTCGCACCCCAATGATTCTGGTATGATGGTTCAAACATACCCCATTACGACGATGTACCCAACTATGTACCCATCTGTCGTTCCGCAGATAA includes:
- a CDS encoding N-acetylglucosaminylphosphatidylinositoldeacety la se, putative; amino-acid sequence: MCPINASFYTLIVVKLLRESLIHMHGALAFGFVVVFLSFLVLWQRASCVSKIHLVGDVLFVFAHPDDEAMFFSPLLDYVRRHGLNAHFLCLSNGNYSGLGTVREKELVASAEYFGVNRRSVRVVDHPDLQDGPDNLWNTEIVQREVLSYLHSVKDIRTVITFDHRGVSSHANHVAVYEGVLLAKKNLPPGILFLSLHTRDLLEKYVGILSTVGYTVGIHRCGGRRNHVILIPPTSLFTSFSAMRKHKTQLVWFRYLFVWFSSYSYVNEVKELGVA
- a CDS encoding endonuclease III, putative; amino-acid sequence: MGKLFKPPSNWSKLYAKVKEIREEVQAPVDTVGCSKLFDPSASDEVRRYHILLALMLSAQTKDHVTAAAMHSLIDHGCTPETIYKMPESKLNEFISKVGFHNTKARNIKAATESILQLHKGTVPRSYEGLVSLPGVGPKMAHLFLQEADSVVIGIGVDTHVHRIAQRFHWVPSTVKSPEDTRKALEAWLPAKYWGEINGMLVGLGQTICTPRIPRCSECPASGLCPSAFREAKGGVKRQRLSEIEDVGAVVPAPKRKRI
- a CDS encoding RNA-binding protein, putative — encoded protein: MFNQFSKMPLEPPYIRNVYIASLPPNYTEEELRALFAPFGKIVSTALVRDKETKRCKGYGFVLMERYQDAYNAVMALQGHTVQHARVQVRLARPEASVKKADPLLYTQAMMCEVVQPAVYVLYPPTCITA
- a CDS encoding RNA helicase, putative, translated to MGPNRQRKPRELARGRGRGGRCGRGRAAAPAPTAPSSILSRAEKDMVIDVLHHAASGGAVPVSEEHFNPNSGSRIKFQRNSPLTPSEILQRLYEGLGFPPDLVTQYVRDLADESKLPVFNSIGELLAEDGPFQSFLVDSCFELFSYMLWYSREEEGKSLTPEEGDSILQEELEAVRALFDDSFIGLKNFGDDDTDDRELQFSFFTQDDKGVMLSIRIPDHYPSDPPNIFIGPRKQQTGGMSTLAVLPLDTKELPAVARRSILDAAVEAINGFVGEGCLIGLLSSICGAISSVSGLGVVEQLPTPAPCESKEVKAVIAAKRQAFASALSASEDPLALPPEEPSSTTCSLPAKVELGTVDHSDDEVGQVRREFLRNNKQLDAKLKEEWQALRANGTLRNSREQLPAYNAREELRQAVARHRVVVVSGETGSGKTTQIPQYLYEFMCEDGKGSSANIVCTQPRRLAATSVALRVAGERDEAVGGVVGYTIRLENCVSSRTQITYCTTGVVLRRIQVDKFLGRVSHIVVDEIHERGVDTDVLLILLRDLLERRDDLTVVLMSATMDSELFARYFGGSPIINIAGRTFPVQVFHLEEIIPMVNYSLDDGSPYAKWEVRKEERRRNTRKQMLDIDINEIEEARELTAGVHGPSTQLSASHRTLDILSRMNPDVINYELIESIVVYIDTKMGVPGAILIFLPGMVEMTSCMEQLKSNPKLLSSCLIYNLHSSLGSSEQQGVFQHPPKGKRKVVIGTNIMETSITIDDAVFVIDCGKVKENRYDARRSLSQLVTVNTSKANCRQRQGRAGRVRDGFCFRLFTSTQFESLDDHQLCEMHRVPLESLVLQIYSLNLGDEVEYLRKALSPPDERAVRSSVKALTTLGALTMDKRLTSLGRHLANLPLDVRIGKMVIHGAILQCVDPVLTIAACLAVRTPFLSAMDYQVEVEGVRRALSGDYMSDHLSSWFAYSKWIAMWHKEGPAGASKLCAKYYLSLPALRQIQATKQQYERFLYEAGLIEETPVRMKNNRFLYDPVVTLEDSVYESGGPRFNTNSGSVKCILSCIVAGLYPNVACVRTVRGGKGGNRTNITTLDGSEVLVHPSSVAGKEKAFASPLLVYVDKVKTSATFLREVSMVTPLHVVFFGSGRLEYLPKYGELVVDEATAFRCQSEDAVLLRHLKDQLDSALSQKINDPSKSWESTSSVVVRAILRLLKGDSSTVRGLTVVDRRQPRAPLTAPLLQVESSDDAPKKKDGSADKRTCFVCGEGGHVVNTCPHKAAAAKGGPVTRCFICGEWHHPTDCAVTIPMR
- a CDS encoding RBP9; this translates as MAAVTQQGNDTRKLRCNVYVASLPLDFDDDQLFDLFSPYGRISSARIMRSKGARQSRGYGFVLFRHASSAEKAIDSLVGYVIGGSRIQVRLAHPEASVAYSGQRGSRSGNSTPGALPEKTLPAASGVITPPPPSSAIISHPNDSGMMVQTYPITTMYPTMYPSVVPQIIAQPQAPVPAAMQQVVFLPQYAQQSNQSTPPTFYMMVPDAMQAVPPTLS